The nucleotide window tgaataaaaagatgtatgaatgcacatttacatagtttattaatcatttacttacaatttctaagtgattttatgaaccactgacaactccttaataactggtgtgtaaataatgctatacttaatttaaaatgataaattgataattaataaagtatgaaaaacaattattaaatacattatagatatgcttttaaatcaggtataaagcatttatatctgtatttttaaactgcttataaatgtctattaatgctttataaatgatgaattaactgtttcctaatgcttaactaatgattattagcatgcagttattataaagtgttacctattattattattataattagaaatgaaactgccttggcaactaaataaaataaattacaaaaataaaaattacaaaaactagaACTGAAAAAaaggttatattaaaaaaatcaacaaaaatagtttcctttgcagttatttttatactttttgatattagggtttttctttttttatttagttctgtgctgTCTAGTTCCTTGTGTTTTGACCTCCTGCCTTTTAGTTTAGTTCCCTTTTAGATTAAGTGCTGAAATTACACTTAAAattaaagcacaataaaaacataataaaaatgtgaactaaaataaaaataaaatactataagtGTACATAAATAATACTCAAATAACACTGTTGAGATTGACTACAATATCaacaaatactaataataataaaaaataatctataataCAAACTAATTGCTAATGCTTTACTGATATTTCAGCTATGTGAAGTGATTTTAGACCAATTGTCCAACTTAACACAACAGAAACCAAGTgaataaaacagtttttgctgcaaTAGTTGCAAGTAGTTATAACTCAAATTAACATGGAAGagaacagtgttaatttcgttgactaaatattttcgtcattattttcgtcacgaatatatttttgcggacgaaaacgaaacgaaaactaaaaaagaaggcactgatggagactaaaactatgactaaattgattgacattatcgtcaacgaataaaggacgagacgaaaatagactgtggcgaaaatcaaatcagcagacgggagagatgcgaggaatgaacaaaagaaccggcaaaacagaacagactgcatgagagaagagaaccaatacgagcctgacttattgagacgtgaagcgaaggttttcagtttttaaatgagctcccgggaagacggcattcgaagaggtgatgtctaaaagagcgacaaaatgtccacagctcacttcacgtttgacaacgaacaaaacaaaacaaagtgtaaagcacgcggagcgctcattcgtggcaagaacacaaccaatttgaaaagacatttacagacgagccacccggacattttctcaaatgtaatttcacaacgatgtttttttgtttattgagctaagcaaaacttgaaaactgcagtgcttaaatgttgtagcattaaatattacaaactgaaaagtactgtaaaatagccccttcttcaagttagatgctAATACGtattattatgatacatacatttgattaatactaatgtttagtatattttataatgttctacttgttgacaatatcacaaatatttctatattagtcatgtgaaacgtgaatgttcacatcctatcattatacatactaatgaATGACAAAttacaaatgaataccttataaaatcttgttactttttttatccacccaacttattaaatatttactttaaatgtatgcacttattgttcagctcagctgtaagctttaaggtcctggacctaactttatttttcttttattgatggtcaattggcagctagttattgtttacattatcatgacagtgtttgttgctgcataaaagcttttgaatcgaaataaagacacagttgtgttgaaataaagttgaatttgtgttttatatattttggttaagtttgtttcctataccagctgtaaaaaattgtctagtaagtctgttattgattttagtcttattttagtcgactaaaataccaagcaattttagtcgactaaaataagactaaaattaaaacaaatcagatgactaaaacttgactaaaactaaaaagaattatagtcaaaagactaagactaaaactaaattaaaattttgtgtcaaaattaacactggaagAGAATTTCCAACTGAGACTGAATGAACCTATAAGACATGAGCTGGGAAACCTGCCCTGTGCATTGGCGCTCTCTGCTCCACGGTGCTGCAGTAGGGGCTGTCCAGGGAGTTGAAGCGCTCTCGGAGGGGCGGCTGGTAGACGGTGGAATGGAAAACCTCTGGAGGGAGAGAGTTACTCCTCCCACCATCCCTGGGATACAGCGGCGGCCTCCACACGCGCCGGCTGTCGTAGACTGGGGTGTACATGCTGTGTGCATGGGACACAGAGGCGTAGGTCGAGGGTGGGCCGTACGGGACGGGGCCTAATCTGTCTGCAGGAGGAAAAGGGTACAGAGGGCCCAATGACGGGGGTAACATGGACTCAGGGACGTTGCTGGAACGATGGAAGCGAGCGTTGCATGACTTGTGAGGAGAAACTGTGGAAAACAGACCCGAGTGAGTGTAATGGAAGATTAGATGTGACAGGAGAGCGATTCAGGATGTCACTCACTGGCAGGTTGGTGGTAGGATGACAGGTCATATGGTCTCTGGTCCTGAGAGTAGTACATCTTAGGAGGAGCTCTCGTGAGGACAGGCCCGTGTTTGAGGAGACCACAGTCGTCCTCTGTACACCCCCCCGAAGCTATCACAGATGACTGGCTCTGACTGATGGGATTTCTCAAAGATAAAgaagaaataatacaaatttcCATAAGAATCAAAAGTGGGCAAAGAGATTCTTACAAAGACATTGCATATTcatatttctaatttattataataataataataataataataataattaataaagaaaaaaacactaataaacaaTGATATAATCACTTTCTTTATGGACTTAATCTTACATGAGCAATGTTGTTTTTACTGCTGACCTACATATTAGTCTTCTGCATCCATCACTCAGCTTCAAGGCTAATTCACTTTTGTTGAAGTTTAATGATAATTAAtgaattttctattttctaaGGAGAAAAGTACTCCCTCCtcaaataatatacatattattaagaAAAATTCGCCCTAGACCCTTTTTCTTATTGTTTTAGGCCACATTCACACTGTTGTTTGTCTGGCTTACAAACCATTTTTCActtacaaaactaaataaaataaaatggagaattatattgttatataataacaattattttattatttgtaataaccatcatcatcattattattatttaattaaatatcaatGAAATACATAACTAGAGTAAAATACTgttgtacaataaaataaaatgagtatttataataataataattttacagagCAACAAttactgaatgaaaaataaaagaaagaaatatattataacaattattattattattattattattattattattaataataataataaacatattttattcatatgttaataattaatcattattattaaatgaaacaaaaaaagaaaggaatACATTACTAGAGTaaatcaataatataatattttcctataaaatacaataatggctttataataataaccataataattttacagaacaacattaaaactacaatagtaatatatttggTTGGCTAAATATCTTGGCATTGAAAAGTTTGCATTCAAATGCCCTATTTTGCAATTGAAATGGAATCGTTATCTGATATTTTGCTGAAAAGTGTCAAATTTTCATCCCTGACAACTGTAAGCCCAATTAGGGGTAGCACAATCGCTGCAGGAGTTATGCACCAAAGTTGAATATTCAAGGCAGGACTTTATTTGAATGTAAAAGTATGAGCACACTTACTGTTCTAGGCTGGCAGCAGGCAGTCCGTTCGCACTACTGGGGAGCGTTTTGTCCTCCTGGTGCTCTCCTCCTCTAGGGATGAGCTGAGTGAGAGACACGTCCTCTGGGGCGTCTTTCTCGTGGTTCTTCCCCTCTGACCCTGGGACTGCTCCTTTGGTGCCGGTTTTAGGCAGAATCACTGGAACTGACGGGAAGGGTCTCACCGCCCCACTGGCTTTCCTATTCCTCATTCTGTAcctgaaagagacagaaagatgcGGAGGgaatgtgagagaggaggggagGAAATGGGGTGATGGCAGGCTGGATATGGTCATCAAGattgtgtgtatgcgtgtgaaAGGGAAAGAGAGTGTGTTCTCACTTCTCCAGCTCCTCTTGCGTGTGGGCAAAGGTGCAGCTGGCCCCTCTCGGACAGCCGCCCTGCTGCCGTAAGTCCCTGCACATACTCGTCTTGTACTTGCTGTTGGGCTGAGCCTGAGAACGAGGAGCAGAACACTTTAAACAACATTCATTGATTGACGTTCCTGATTAAAATGACCAGCTGTACTTAAAGTGAGGTGGAATGAATGCATTCAGGAGAACAGAGTTCATGCTGTACCTGAGGGctttcattgctctttttgctGAAGTTTTGGATGAATTCCACCAGACCGTGGACAACAACCTTCACAGCCAATAACACGCTCTCCAGCTCTGTCCAGGACGGAGCGGCCgcatctacaaacacacacacgggtTATTGCTATGTAATCTGATTGTGTCTGCACCTGTGTAGAAGTGTGAGTGTGCGTCCACACCAGGGTTGTGGTCGATGCCGGCCAGCCGCTCGAGAGGAGCTCTGAGGCTGTTGAGGTTGGCTGGGTCTCCTGTTCTCTGCAGGATTATGGTGAGCTCCTGCACGCTCTTTGCAAAGGATTCTGGGGATTGAAGCTGTGGCAAAATGGGAAGGACAAATGCAATCAGAATAGACAAAATATTCCAAAGACATTCAACAAAAATCTCTAAATGTTTGCTTTACTATAttttacactactggtcaaaagtttggaataattatgatCTTTGATTGGAAAGCAGTCTTATACAggcgctggtcatataattagaatatcatcaaaaagtttatttatttcactaattccattcaaaaagttaaacttgtatattatattcattcattacacacagactgatatatttcaaatgtttatttcttttaattttgatgattataactgacaactatgaaacatcccaaattcagtatctcagaaaattagaatattgtgaaaaggttcaatattgaagacacctggtgccacactctaatcagctacaactcctgcaaagcctttaaatggtctctcagtctagttctgtaggctacacaatcatgggtaagactgctgacttgacagttgtccaataGATGAGTATTAACACCTCGCTtgaggagggcaagacacaaaaggtcattgcaaaagaggctggctgttcacagagctctgtgtccaagcacattaatagagaggtgaagggaaggagaagatgtggtagaaaaagtgtaaagcaatagggataactgccccctggagaggattgtgaaacaaaacccattcaaaaatgtgggggagattcacaaagagtggactgcagctggagtcagtgcttcaagaaccactacacacagacgtatgcaagacatgggtttcagcttcgcattccttgtgtcaagccactcttgaacaacagacagcgtcagaagcgtctcgcctcggctaaagacaaaaaggactggactgctgctgagtggtctaaagttatgttctctgatgaaattCAATTTctttaaactttttgatgatattgtaattatataaccagcacctgtatgctcaccaaggctgcatttatatgtaaaaaatacagtaaacttttaaaatgactgttttctatgttattatattttaaaatgtaatttattcctgtgatcaaatcataattactacagtcttcagtttcacatgatccttcagaaatcattttaagatttaacctgttaaatgtcaccccgtcccgaatacgggacgcctacgttgactatactatattacaatcaaatctaatctaatcttgacaaactatatatcgttggaaaggtctaagactcccaaatatatattttaccaatgtcttttgttaaaaattatgtaggaaaagtaatagatgaatttatgacaagagtgcaccatcagaaatctacattacaaaaggagcttttacctttgtttaaaaaaaagacttcctcgttgcctttttctctatcacattttagaaatcatcagaagttatatatcacttgaaaacataaaatctctaaattcatccttcaaaacccattttaaaatcagacattgcattaccatgtaaatggtacatcaaaatcatgttacaaaatgttttcagtcatgaattataaaaatttaggtttgtatcatgcacattcaagtctatcttcaaaaacgtgagtgacagttaacaggttaatatgatttgctgctcaagaaacaattgtgctgcttcatatgtttaaggaaaccatgatacaataccattcaaaggttttttgTACAATAAATTAATTCCTTTATCCAGCAAGAatgcactaaattgatcaaaactgacattaagacatttataatattaaaaaagatgtatatttcaaataaacgttgTCCtttaaatgtatcatggtttctacagaaatattaagcaaaaaTGGATCATTTGAAAtgactttgccatcacaggaatacatttacaatttcaaatacagaaatcagttattttaaattgtaataaaaatgtcccaatattactgtttttacagttttttttatcaaataattgcagccttggtgagcataagagacttaaaaactGAGCATAAAACTGTTTCAACATTATTCAACAtggtatttaaattatttattcacattaatttatttaattatttaattatatttattttatattattttatttttgagatgCAGTATGCAATATGCACGCGGTACCTTGTCTATGATTGACTGCATGTGAGATTTGTGCATGAGATCCCCGTACAGCAGAGACGACCACTGCTCCGGTGAGATGCGCAGCCCCGCTTCCATCGCGATGTGAACGATCTGAGCGTCGTGTTCACGGCGCAGGGCTTCGTAAGTGCGAAACTCCTCCTTGAGCTGCATGAGGGAGGAGTCTTCATCACGTTTGCTCACCTGtaaaagagagcaagagaaaagAATTCATTCGATTTTCCCATTGCCAAGCACTTTATATCCACATGATATCACATTACGACAGGCTTAACACATCAGATCACTCTTTTCCTAGTCGACACAGATGGAGTACTGAGAGTAATGGCTGTTAAGTAATCAGCGGTTTTGGCTCAAAGGCTCTGACCTTAAAGCAGGAGGCGCGGTACAGCAGCTGAACTACATGACCGATGCTGGTCTTAGACGCCTGAGGGAAGCGCACTTCCAGTTTCTGCACCACAAACAGCACCAGAACCTTCCTCGAGAGAGCCGAGCCGTCCTCCAGCGCCAGCAGCACCAGCTTCAGAGCGTCCTCCTGCATGGCTGGGACACATATGGACAGAGACACACAGGTAGTGCTGGGCTCGAGCAATGTGTGCTCGGTCAGACGAACAGATTCATGCTCTGGATGTTCTCAGACTAGAAAACTCAAAATCAGATCAGATGGGAAAATCTGTGTTTTTCCTGTCAGAATCTGCCCTATGAGTAATCATCATTGACAGCCAAACACGTGCATTAAAGGAATATATATTTCGGATTATTTACAATTTGTGACGGACAGCATTATCAGCTAGACTATTTAgtctaaacaaaatattaaaaatggttGTATTAAAAGAAATACGAAAATAAATGAAACCATTTTGTAAATACAGAGATGCAATATACAGAATCAATTTTAATACCTATCTGAAATTATACtgaacaaaactatttaaaaaaaaattatacacaacCATTTGAAACATTGAGGTtgatagtttttaatgtttttgaaataactttATGCTCTCCAAGGTtggatttgtttgttaaaaaaatacagaaatattattataatttaaaataattgttttgtttgtaacatatttttcattaaatttattcttgtgatcaaagctgaattttcagtgtcacatgattcttgtCTTTGATGTAGAGAAAGTTCCAAagagcaacatttatttaaaatagaaatattacataaatatctTTGCTCTCACTTtgaatcaattgaatgcatccttgctgaataaaagtattgatttctttaaaatatatatatattttcaacttcaaacttctgaatggtattaatatattatatactaatactaattactatatactaattaaataattaaatactaattaaaatCTACTAATCTACCGACAGACTTGATAATGAATAATAAACTATTTCTTTTTTCCCTTGTTGTGTTGTGTAAATCTCATTCACTgtcattagattttttattatgtgttatcTGCATTATACTCTGCTCTCTAGATTTCACTATCAGCTCTGGCCTTTGAAAAACATAGTTGACGCTTTTAAAAGAAGAAATTTACAGCTCAGCACAAAATGTTTGCAGTAAAGTCATCTAATTGTCCTTCTGAAGTAGAACTACTCGTCAAAAGGTTCTGATAATATGTTACAGATATAATTCCAGAACCCTGCTCTTTTATGTCACATCCTTTCCACTCTTCTTCATAGTAATCAGATTAAAATTTTTCTGGTCATGACATGAATTGTTGTAAATAACCTGaaatatgcacacaaaaaaaaagcagGTATATATCTTTAATGATGTTAATAAAATGAAGGAATGCAATGCAAAGACACTCACCAGGTCCTAGAAACTGACAGCCGCGGGCCCGTACAGCGGCCCATAGGTTTGCAGAGAGCTGCTGGGAGTTCTGGTGCTGCAGGATCAGTTCAGTGATGGTGCGCTCACCCAGAGATCTGCACGCCCGGACCGCCCTCATACGCCCCTCCTCCTCGACCAGCTGGCAGTTCACCAGGGTCACCAGCTTCCTCTGCATGGGTCTACTGAGCGTGCTCTGACTGAGGCTCACTACACCTGTGTGGGAGAGGAAAATACACACTTACATttatacacactgtatatatatattataggtaTAGTTATACATATAACTTgtgctgtataataataatatccaataataatgaaaatgcattatattatatgcccataaaatgtaatttattcggACAAAAATACCCTGAATGAGTTTCtgtcttatatttatatcatatgacATAGTTAAGGGATATATCTTTTTTGTCGAATAGCAGTCGCttgaacaaatataataaataaatgactcaaTAAGTCACTTACCGCCACCGGCTGGgagttttaatttcttatttagagtataatttcatttaaatgtaatatgagaaaatatatatatttgccgcTGTAATGAACACCATAGTGAATACAAAAATCTGAATgactttaaatttatttaaatatgttttagaaagtagccagctgctttatttatggagTTTCGAGGGTaacggctgcattttctgcagtttagctccatctgctgtcagagagtgaaagtGCGCTTTCATCCAGAGCGTCTCTCACGTGCTCCACCATGCGCTTCTCATCTGTGCTTGATTACATCAAAGTGCGCACACGTCTTTCACACAGAATACATAACATAGGTGTTGTGCATTACTCATCCGAAGCGTGCAAACCCGCGCATCAGAACGCGCGCAaatataagctctctctgaagtattgtcttaaagtgacagtcttttacattaatcaaacagcaacaacaaataaattactCACTGCTCTTggttaaaaagcttttgtaactttaataataaacagcaatctttaatttatacagtccaatatgaTTACttaattcaatttctgtacctaaaaactcaTGCTAGacctccctaaaaaaaaaaaaaaaaaaaaaaagaaaatcacagtttattattttttttgtatcttttttttaagtatagtatTCATTTCTCAGCCAGATTTGATATGTGATTATtccatttatcatttataatgagtattatatatgtatttacagttgaaccatattattatatttattatatagatTATTATATTGTTGGTCTGAAGTCAAATTATCCTTAATGCCTTTAAATGGCCTCTCAGATAGTTTTTCCAGAAGTTCATCTAATACACTATATCCACTACTAATCCTACTTCCAGGAGCTGCTAAATATCTTGAGGGTAAAAGTCTCAGTCTTACAGATATACCACAGCTTAATAGTGGAGGTTTGGCAGAGGAGCTATTATGATCTCAAAGCTCAATGAGTTTAAGAGCTTTAGCATTCCTCTAGTCCGCTGTGAGGAGTAACTTTTATTGTTACTCCAATAAAACACTCAATTGAGCCCAGAAACTGACTTTTCCACTCACAGCAGCTGAGACCACGAGTGGCCTGAAGCGTTATTGCTCCTGGTGTTTTATTAGCCTACAAAGAGCTGTTCTCATGTTTAACACAGCGGGAAATTATTCCATGAATAATAAGTACCACCAGTATCTGAAATGCAATGATGTTTGAAAATGCAACAGGTAGGATATAACGTGCCTTTTggtttcattttacttttattaaacattactaaacatgaatgtttattgtaaaaaaaaatatgtttcactCCATTTCATTGCATGTATTGCATATAAAATACATGCACGTTTTTCTCGTTCCTGAAGTGGCCTTTGAGTTTCTAtggttgttttcttttgtttgtttttttccccactgACGCAAACATCTGCAACCACAGACAGATAAAGCACACTTCCCCGCTGAACAACAGGAAATGCTGCGCTATTCAAACGTGAGCTCATTCAGCCGCGAGCCCAACCTCTAATGCAGCACTCAGTCATTGTTGTTGATGTACCTGTAGGACTTTCTTTACACACTCACCTTTTCCTCCACTGACTGGTTTGAGATACAGCGCCAGCTCCTCCACACAGATCCTGCACACTTCATAATGTCTTGTGTCTTCAACACTGCCCACACTCACAATCTCTCTCTCCGGAACCTGCAGAAAAACAACCATTGGCAGATATGAAACCAGCAGAAGAGTGCTATTTATGACATTGTGACGTCAATGTTAAACAGCTTAACGATTACTGGTGAAACTTACAGTTTCTGTTTGGAGTGAAGCAgagtgaaaatatttttatgataaagGCTGTCTCACAGTTTGGACTTTTTTAatgcaattctaagtttatatctcacttcttttttatattctcaattctgtttttttgtcagtttttgactgtataaactttatttagtggcaaaaaaaaagtgtacaattgTCAGATTTAAacagaattgtgaaaaa belongs to Carassius auratus strain Wakin unplaced genomic scaffold, ASM336829v1 scaf_tig00016692, whole genome shotgun sequence and includes:
- the LOC113075305 gene encoding roquin-2-like, with product MPVQAAQWTEFLSCPICYNEFDACSHKPISLGCSHTVCKTCLHKLHRKACPFDQTAISTDIDVLPVNCALLQLVGAPVPEREIVSVGSVEDTRHYEVCRICVEELALYLKPVSGGKGVVSLSQSTLSRPMQRKLVTLVNCQLVEEEGRMRAVRACRSLGERTITELILQHQNSQQLSANLWAAVRARGCQFLGPAMQEDALKLVLLALEDGSALSRKVLVLFVVQKLEVRFPQASKTSIGHVVQLLYRASCFKVSKRDEDSSLMQLKEEFRTYEALRREHDAQIVHIAMEAGLRISPEQWSSLLYGDLMHKSHMQSIIDKLQSPESFAKSVQELTIILQRTGDPANLNSLRAPLERLAGIDHNPDAAAPSWTELESVLLAVKVVVHGLVEFIQNFSKKSNESPQAQPNSKYKTSMCRDLRQQGGCPRGASCTFAHTQEELEKYRMRNRKASGAVRPFPSVPVILPKTGTKGAVPGSEGKNHEKDAPEDVSLTQLIPRGGEHQEDKTLPSSANGLPAASLEQNPISQSQSSVIASGGCTEDDCGLLKHGPVLTRAPPKMYYSQDQRPYDLSSYHQPAISPHKSCNARFHRSSNVPESMLPPSLGPLYPFPPADRLGPVPYGPPSTYASVSHAHSMYTPVYDSRRVWRPPLYPRDGGRSNSLPPEVFHSTVYQPPLRERFNSLDSPYCSTVEQRAPMHRDAYNEELCRHKQEQWVHHHSNMNRPSQSSPVFTVDVCPEHPEGVGGGRMTCKCHGGEESLAHYSPWSCSTISPFESEPHHLSTHSCSKQLDEESGGKQWLHMFEPYRRLKDEDPIIPFGEGPIISKWGAISRASRTGFHTTDPVQATASQGCAGTTSINFRDYRCHIGHSDLRWGPRGSDSSSHSSFLESDQLGMSGLHVRHDSLCRGSKQGTDLLGKDGTESDPDRDIELELSALHMEDTETQDCDSEDSMETQSRSKNSHLSTVFGNPVASSHLENNLPDRMDTHLMKKIRNPLSPGDLSMGQMSMRTCLPRHGDPPRPSPGPEMLLNGN